TATTTTTGATGGAATGTCGGATGAAACAGAAGACACGAATGTGTAGGTGGGTGGAGCATGCCCGCAGGGGGACCTTATTTAAAGATAGCTTCGATGTGTGAAGGAAGCCAGAGGGTCGTGGCTTGCCGGAGAAGACAGTCGTGTGCTTGAAGCCAATCGTGTCGTGTACGAGAAGAATGTTAATTCCTTTTTTTAAAAAACATAAAATGGAACCGTATTTATAAGACCGTATTAATACTAATTATGGCGTTTGGTAATTAATTGTGGAACACGTGACGCCGATGTACTGTTCAAATAACAAATACAAATAAAATTAATATGTCATGGTACGAATGCCCGTGTACTGTGCAAATAAGAAATAAAAATTAAATTAATAATTAATGGTAGTTATCCCCGTGTACTGTAGAAATAAGAAATAAAAATAATATTAAAATTGGATGGTagttgagttagttgatgaagaaaGTATATAATATTGTTGTGGTGGGGTTTAGAGGATAGATATAGGGGGAACCGTTGTAGAGTGTGGAGAAATAGGGGGAGAGAGAACGCTGACGTGGCACGTGAGTGggatatagggggagaaatttagggggaaccgttGAAGTCAGTCTAAGACCTCCTCCTCGGTTTTGGCTCCTCAACCTTATTTTTGCGGCGAATAAATATTTATTCTCGGTTCCTGTTGCCCGCTGGATAAATTCCTGTCATGAATCCCTGTCCCTATTTAAATTATAATAACTAGAACATATTTCATATATTACTAGTTAGATGTTCATGTCTTGCTACGGttttatatcatataaatatgtattGAGATATTTCTTAAGCTATCTCCAACAATCTTACTCATTGCACCTCCAATTTCAAATTCCACTATTCGTATTTTAAATTCAACTATATAAATAGCGTAGTCTGCGGTATAAAACAGTATTTTGCCCAATCATATTTATGACTGTTGTCCACAACCTTAGCAAAGCGAAAGGCACAACAGCTCACAAAATTGGTCACCAAGCAATAAAATAATATTACAGTTTTACAGAAAATAAATGCCAATCTTATTGTTTCATTCAGGCTTTATTCGTAAGGAAAGAAACAATACAGTTCCCGGTTGTCATCAACACCACTGAACAATATTTAGAAAAATATGGGCTCATTCTTTCTTATTAAAACCCGCTGGAGTTTCCAGCCTCCTCCGCGTTTCCGGTCATCCGGTGTACTGAGACACTCGCGGGTGCGAACACGTGGCCAGTCTCTATAGCCACTCCGGATCTCAAACCTTCATCTAAATTTCCTATGAGTTGACGTTCGATTCCGCTTTGTCTCAGCCTCTCTCTTCCGTACTGCTTCTCCTCTACCTCCGTCGCCAGCCAGCCACTACCTCGATTCGCTCCCCTCCGGCCCTCCTGTCGCGCGCGCTCTGCCTCACTGGCGCCACGGTCGCCCGCGCCGGCAGGCTCGAGTCCCTCGACGCCATCGCCTAGATTGTCTACTAGCTGGCCCCCGCTCGCCGCGAGGTGGTGCTTGCGGAGGTGGCGGCGATCGTGCCTGCATGGTGCTCGACAAAAAGGTGCTCTACGAGACGACATCTGCTTCCGCGCGCACAAGCTCACCATGCGCAGCTTCGGTGACGTTTAGCCACGTCATCTCCGCCACCATGAGCGGCGTCACCTGCTGCCTTTGCTTCTCCGGTCAGCTCAACTCCGATCTCCGTAGGCTAGCCGTCAACCTGATCCCGTTCCCGCGCCTGCACTTCTTCATGGTCGGCTTCGCGCCGCTCACCTTCCGGGGGCTCCTAGAAATATCACGTCCTGACTGTGCCAGAACTCCCAAAATAGATATGGGACGCCAAGAACATGATGTGCATCGTGGACCCGCGCCACGGTTGCTACCTGACGGCGTCCGCCATGTTCTGCGACAAGATGAGCAACAGGGAGGTGGACGAGCAGATGCTTAACGTGCCAAACAATGACTCCTACTTCGTGGACTCGATCTCCAACAACGTTCAGTCCACGGATGTGCCTCTTTTGAGAGTGAATTATACTTTTACTCAATTAGGATATTGTGTTTCtttggatctttgtttgattAATGATTTTTTTGGATGAGAGTGTGGCTACAGGATGAAGCAATGCATTTTTTGATGGAACACACATGTGCAGTATACAAATGGaccatcaggttgcgggtatgttTTTCGGACAAATTATTCCATTTTTTTCTATTTTGTTGTTCCATCGAGTCTAATTGGATTGGGAATGCACATGCTAACTATACCACTAGAACATTAGATCATGTTGTTTTTGGACAAATTATTTTATTTTTCCGTTCCAAATTTCTCCCATTAAGTCTAACTGGATTCAAGTGTGATATTAGAAATCACCAAGGGACAAATCATGGTGGCATTTGAGGTTGTTCTTTCTAACTGTCATGTTATTTTTGTTGGGACTTAATTATAAAGATTGATGTTTCATAATGATTTTCAATATTGGTCCACTCTGTTTAAGTACTATAGATGAATTAACAATTTTAATTGTCTTAGCCTGCTGCTGATGTCATCTTTCTATAGCCTAATACTATTTCCCTCTTTTGTATCGAACTAGAGCAAAATACCACCCCTACTTGTTACAGAATAGACtcctgtcagcatagcttcgccatATTTTGCATCTATGCAAAAATGATTGTTTGTATGTTTCAGGGAAGAAATTTCTAGCTTTATTTACTTTTATCAAACAATTAGTATAAGTATCACAGCGTACTGAATGAAACCTGCTGGATTTGCCAAGAACCTGCAACTTTGAAAGTGCTAAGGATATACCCATGTTCATTTCTGCTAAAAATTAGCTTCATATGCATCATTGAAACTTCATAAATCAGTTCATCATCTACAACCATTCAGCACACCCTTGCCAACATTCATGACACAGAAAGTTAGTGTAGAAATATATGGCAGGGCTAGACCATTTCAGTTATACTACCAGGTACAGATACACAATTATTTTCTCTTGTCACTAACATGTGTTACAGAACAGTAACCATTTCTTTTACTTTACAATATTTTCTTATGCACGATATCTTTGACGCTACTGGATGGCTCGCATGCTCAATTTACAGGCATTAGAAATTTTTAGTGCATTCCAATTCTATCAACCTACAGATAACCATTCTTTCCTTTTCTATTTGCATATATGTAGCAACCCACTTTTCTATTTGCATATATATGTAGTGTGTCTTCAGATATATTGAATTGTGGTAATATTATTATTATCCTTTTCGTTGCAGAGCATTCCATTATTCCAACCTTATTCCAGAGTAGTTCTGTGCACTTTAAAGCCGAACGTTTGTGGATCCAGAAAAGAAGCAAATTTTGTATGTATATATGTGTAGATCCAGGTGATCGCTATTGTTAGCTTTTGTTTACAATGGTCGCCACCCAAAAAAGTTGTAACTCGCTCATTTCTAGACTTGTGAATAATGTTGTTAGCACTATGTTTGCTTTTGCAGTGACACTACCTGACGCTTGTAATGTTGTTTGGTCGCGAACTGTTGTCGCGCTATGTAAAGATCTAGACATAACCACTTTGTTTGCATGCTTGTTGACTCCCATAACAACTTTAGATTAGTTTGCCATTTATTATATGTGTTCCTTTTTTATTTGCGTGCCAAATTGATGGGATGATTATTGTTTTGTTCAAGTAGTTGACAGCATCCGGTTGCAACTGCAGGGCGCGTGAAGCGCGCAAAATGATCTAGTATATATGAAAGCCGCTGCCTAGCTGCAGCAGCAGCCGCCcagccaaaaaaaaaaaaaaagtccAGCCATTGTTTGCATTGACACCGGTATAGATCAACCCTACTGCTATGTATACCTATCATTGCAAGTGCAGCGGATAAAGAATCCAATTCATCTCAGACATTGCAACATCTTGAATTGTTTGAGATGGAATGTCGCTGTTTCTAGATGGAAAGATTCAGGGTTAGAAAAAGGAACTCCCATCAACCATCACAGTTTACTCCTGCGTTCCTTTGCTGCTCATAACTCTGTGTTTCCTTGCTCCATCACACTCTGTTGGTACTGCTAGCTTGAAAGATCGATAGAGATCCATCAGGTTCCTTACTTGGGTGCCACTCTTTCTCTTTGGTAGGTACCCTTTGTTCTAAGTTGTTGAGTGAGCAGAATGAAGGCTAGAAGTAGAAGCTACACTGGCCGGTTTCAGGTCGCGTTGTCTTTTTGTATCATTCTTGTCCAAAAGGTTGAAGCTAAAGCCCTGCATCTTTGCTTTGCTGATCAATCGAGCAAGCATCTGATGATGATATGTCATGCTGCTGCTGCAGCTATATAAAAGAAGCATGGGCAACCAGTGACATCCATCTCCATGATCTATCCACAAAACAAACAATGGCGAAGCAGACTGAGAGCTACGAGCTGCACAAACTGCGGCCCCAGGTGGATGACCTGTTCAAGGAGTTCGACGCCCTGGTCGACAGACCTCTGGATGAGAGGGAGGACCTGGCTGCAATCTTCAAGGTCCTCGAAGAGATCAGGGACAAGATCAAGATCAAACACGGTGGCAAGAAAGTAGACGACGACGAGCTCCTTCCGCGGAGCAAGAGGGGGGACCTGGCCAACCTGCTCCCCCTCATCAGGACTGCACTGGAGCTACGCagcaagccgccgccgccgcctgtgcAGCAGGACGCCACGGGCGGTGCCCACGACAGCAAGCCGACCGGCTGCATCCCCTGCAAGCCCCGGCCGTCGCAGCAGCACAAGGAAGAAAAAGAAGGCAGCAAGGAAGTCGTGTCACTCAAGCTGCTGCTCCGGCTGACCCAGAACGTGCTGGAGCCGGAGCAGTACTACGAGTGGACGACCAGCTACGTGGACGAGGAGAGGATCTACGGGTGGGACAAGGAGGCCGGCGAGGTGATCGACGCCCTCGTGGCCGCCGCCGACGGCTCGGGGGCGCGGATGTTCCGGGCCGCGGGCATCGCGGGCATCCACGGCAGCGGCAAGACGGCGCTGGCGCGGAAGGTGTTCGTGCACGACAAGGCCAAGGACAACTTCGCGCTCCGCCTGTGGGTGTGCGTCGGCCCGCCGGACTCGGAGGACCGCTTCAACCTCCTCTACCGGATGCTCGACAACCTCGGCCTCGACACCGACAAGGTCGAGGAGGTCGTCGACAAGTCCAGCGTCGTCAGAGACGCCAGGGGCAGAACGGAGGCGGAGCTCCGGAAGGCCGCAGCCAGACCTGCCGAGCAGAAGAAGGCGGAGGGCAGCGTCGTCGTCACCGAGGCCGGCGCCGGTGGAGATGCCAACAGGCAGGCAAAGGACGAGGAGCTGCTCAAGGAGAAGGTAGAGAACAGCCGCGCCGTCGAGAAATCCAAAATCGGTAAGTGTAGTCGATCTACGATTCACGGCAATGCAATGGCAACATAGACTAAATTCGACGCACGATTTGAACTACAGGAGTGCTGCTCTACATCCTCAACATGGTCCTGTCCAAGACGTCGTACATGATCGTGTTCGACGACATCCGGGCGTACcgccacgacgacgacgacgcacaGGGATGCTGGTACAGCAACCTCACGCTGCTGCCGCCGGCGGAGGGCGAGTGGGGGGACCGCCTCGCCTACGGCCTGCCCAAGACGAAACACAGGGGCGCCGTGCTGGTGACCTGCCGCAAGGAAGACGACGCCAAGACCATGGCGCGCACGGGCCTCGTGGTCCGCCCGCCCAAGCTCGAAGGTGATGACGCCTGGAAGCTCTTCAGAAGAGAGTACGACCAGGCCAAGGACGACAAGCGCAACAAGGACGGCGGCGGCAAAGAAGGCAGCAAGGGGGAGGAGGAGGACCTGCTCCTCAAGCAGCTGCAGGAGATGAAGAAGGAGATCGTGGGCAAGTGCCTCGGCCTGCCGGTGGCCATCATCGAGGCGGCTAGGGGCTTCGCCGACCTCGAGCCCTTGCCGGATGATACTAGTCCCCTCAAACCGGTGACCAGCAAGGACATTGACAAGGACAAGCAGCTGTCTCAAGCAAATAAGTAACAGATTAGTTGAATTCGTGCTGTGTAATGCTTCTGCGTTGCTTTGGCTCTCTTCTAATAAAATTTAATTATGGGCTATAAAAGTCAAAAATTTTAATTTGAAATATAACAAATAGTTTTTTATTACATATGCCGCTAACCAACACACAcgcacatatatatatattagaaAAACTGTATATTTATAAGAGTAAAAAAACTATGATCTAGAATAAGAGCACTCATTTTTAGCTTGTGATGTCTATAAGTTAAAATTGGGGAAAATGTATATTTATAAAAGTTAAAAGGGAATGACCATGACCTAGAATAAGATATCACTGTCATTTTTTAGTTTATGATGTCTATGAGTGAAAATTGTTTTGCCTGTGTATATATTTGCAAATGACGTTTGTAAACTGGATATATTTTCTTCATCAATTTTTCGAAAATGAAAGTGGAATGCTAACATTGCTAGTCCATGGGTGGAAGCTGAACCAGCAAGAGGATcgatcagaccatgagaaatacgAATATGCGAATGTTTCACCCGGCATTTAAGTTGTTactaggtgggtgcccgtgcgttgtaACGAGAACatataataatataataaattattgtcggcgtttcgaacccggggggtccctggaccgacgagtaaattgtcgccgcgtgccccagcccagatgagtcgacgcgagacggagcgcgaaggggggaagaagccggacaggcgtacaaaggggaaacccgcggccttcgtgtttgtcccgcgcccaggtcgggtgcgcttgcagtagggggttacaagcgtccacgcgagagggagcgagcggccttacgcgagcgccgtcccgtccttctccgcgcggcccaccctcgtaagagggccctggatcttccttttataggcgtaaggaaaggatccaggtgtacaatggggggtgtagcagtgtgctaacgtgtctagcagaggagagctagtgccctaagtacatgccatcgtggcagccggggaggttttggcacccggttcgtgtggtgtcgtggccgtcggaggagcgctggatcctggcggaaggacagctgtcggggctgtcgagtccttgctgacgtcctcttgctttcgtaagggggctgaaagccgccgtcgtcatagagcgtgcggggcgccatcattacttgtttagcggagcgagccagatgggacgccggtcttattccccgtagcctgagtcagcttagggtagggtaatgatggcgcctcctgtgacgtggtcggtccgagcctagggttgggcgaggtggaggctcctccgaggtcgaggtcgagtccgagcccctgggtcgggcgaggcggagaccgtcggctgaagccagggctgagtccgagccctggggtcgggcgaagcggagttcgtcgacttccggggctgagcccgagtccgagccctggggtcgggcgaagcggagttcgtcgtcttccggggctgagcccgagtccgagccctggggtcgggcgatgcggagttcgtcgtcttccggggctgagcctgagtccgagccctagggtcgggcgaagcggagttcgtcgtcttccgggtctgagcccgagtccgagccctggggtcgggcgatgcggagttcgtcgtcttccggggctgagcccgagtccgagccctgggtcgggcgaagcggagtccgtcgtctttcggggctgagcccgagtccgagccctgggtcgggcgagacggagcttcctatggcgctcgaggccagacttggctgctgtcagcctcactctgtcgagtggcacaacaatcggagcggcgcaggcggcgctgtctttttgtcaggccggtcagtggagcggcgaaatgactacggtcacttcggctctgtcgactggagggcgtgcgtcaggataaaggtgtcaggccacctttgcattaaatgcccctgcgattcggtcggttggcgtggcgatttggccaaggttgcttcttggtgaagactgggcctcgggcgagctgaaggtgtgtccgttgctggaggggggcctcgggcgagacgtaagtcctccggggtcggctgcctttgcccgaggctgggctcgggcgaggcgtgatcgcatcccacgaatggaccgatccttgacttaatcgcacccatcaggcctttgcagcttttgtgctgatgggggttaccagctgagatttaggagtcttgagggtacccctaattatggtccccgacagtagcccccgagcctcgaagggagtgttaatactcgcttggaggcttttgtcgcacttttttgcaagggcacCAGCctctctcggttgcgttttgttccggtgggtgcgcgcgagcgcacccgccgggtgtagcccacgaggcctcggaggagtggtttgactccttcgaggtcttaatgcatttcgcaatgctttggccggtctggttgttccctcatgcgagctggtcgtagcccgggtgcacggtcgggtcccaagttctcgggctggtatattgacgctgtcaacggtttggccggagccgggtttgcgagagcagcccccgagcctccgcacagggcgagaggacggtcaaggacagactcgacttttttacatacgcctttgcgtcgcctttccgcaaggaggaggggggggggaagcgccatgttgcccttggagggcgccgaacatggtgtctccagtgagctgctgacgggtaatccgagtggacgcccgtgccccatttgttaggggtcggctagaggcccggaggcgcgctccaaaagtacctgcgggtgatctgccggacccggtccccttttgatggggtccgagggctcgatgcctccctctgatgggattccgttacaagatcgttcccactgtctcggaaatgtcctagggtacctcgggagcgtagcccgagccttggttatgtatcgaacgtacccagggtcatccctcgctctatgtctgaggcagctgtgaacccttcgagggtcagcctacgaacccctgatcagtagtgggcgcggagcccgagtggcctgaggtggccgttgaacccttcagaggggccggccttcgaacctctgaccagtagtgggcgtggagcctgagcactctgaggcggctgttgaacccctccgaggggtcagccttcgaacctctgatcagtaggggggctcggggcccgtttccttcgcggagaaggatccctttcggggtatcccctttcccggtccctgttgtaagagagacaaagaggaagagaaaaaggatacgaaatctaaatgatgtggcgcaccttttttaatgcggtcattatggcggaggcgaagcgtcgcccgcttctcctgccaacggtgccgcctgtcctgccgcagagttaatgcgacgggacgagtggttcacggggcagccgtagcgcgtgcgcgagccgttcgaggaacggaacacgggcgtgccgtcttcacgccgtgggagagggttcccttgctgtccctggatgggacgtaagcttggccgacgacgtgaccgctgcttccgcccgcctgccaccgccattactgccggcccattttcagccgtattgaccgtcgcgccttctcccgcagctgactgacccgtgatcgacgtgcctggctggcactgttgggtcacacgcagggttgcctcgagtcgcggtactggttccgcagtcgaggaggcgcggtagtggcgcgagtggcggcgcagttgctcgcacgcagcaaccggcgcgccggttgcatgatgtgtgggcctgggcctccatgctgggcgcgttggagtcgaaggggtgcgtccacttggcgcggttgcatgccgcctgcatggctgtccgccctttcacccgctggtctgggcgaaagtggaggaatgcttgtaaccgctgggcagttgcatgcgccgcgcgcggcggtttggcttcttccgccctaggccagcttgcatgacgtgtgggacccagcccccgtgtcgtagggggaggaccttggagcgtgttggagaagactcagcccacgatggctgaggacacaagtggggagagtcgcctttaaaaggagggtgatccccttgaaaggcgaccatgtcttcgcgctcccttatgcatagtgtctttccaccttccgagcccccggatggggaacgccCGCGATTCTTTCACCTTGTCGTTGGGAGGACGCAACTtcatggaagttggtacctttcagccatcgttcggcttcaaggattttcatcacgtggcccggccgcatcccctcgccggtggtcacccaagacggtgaccaccagcccctggatggggagaagcaagccgggctgtggcccccgcccctccctcagcttcaaggatgttcatcatccttgctggggcagaGAGCGAGgaaagccggggctctacctcccacacgagtcggctggccaccttctcttccagcttctggtggtggaaaccatcctccagctctgcggaggaggcgtcctctagccatgccggggaagacgaactgttgctgcctagctaggatgcaacattccatcctcttcctcgctttcatgGCGagcacgggagcgaggacctgccggtgcgctttggagcggcccgcgttcGCCGGTGCGACGTTGGTGGAGtggcggacgccgccgtcggtgctgacgtggtggcagccgggggaagcttccccaccgtcgaggccATCAGCGCCGCCTATGGgccggcctccggctctttggctttgatgtctggtccgcgtcccttgagcggggatgcgaacgagagccttccggtggccgtgtccgtcctgggaccatagctgctgctgcagaggtcgctggcgagtcgcccggagcttgtcgccccgcaggctccccggtgtggaggttgttcatacccgcggggacggaaccggagttccatttgtgatggcaccttgaatgtcggtgtcttgttcattgtggctgtcgggg
This portion of the Zea mays cultivar B73 chromosome 2, Zm-B73-REFERENCE-NAM-5.0, whole genome shotgun sequence genome encodes:
- the LOC100272760 gene encoding uncharacterized protein isoform X1, which translates into the protein MAKQTESYELHKLRPQVDDLFKEFDALVDRPLDEREDLAAIFKVLEEIRDKIKIKHGGKKVDDDELLPRSKRGDLANLLPLIRTALELRSKPPPPPVQQDATGGAHDSKPTGCIPCKPRPSQQHKEEKEGSKEVVSLKLLLRLTQNVLEPEQYYEWTTSYVDEERIYGWDKEAGEVIDALVAAADGSGARMFRAAGIAGIHGSGKTALARKVFVHDKAKDNFALRLWVCVGPPDSEDRFNLLYRMLDNLGLDTDKVEEVVDKSSVVRDARGRTEAELRKAAARPAEQKKAEGSVVVTEAGAGGDANRQAKDEELLKEKVENSRAVEKSKIGVLLYILNMVLSKTSYMIVFDDIRAYRHDDDDAQGCWYSNLTLLPPAEGEWGDRLAYGLPKTKHRGAVLVTCRKEDDAKTMARTGLVVRPPKLEGDDAWKLFRREYDQAKDDKRNKDGGGKEGSKGEEEDLLLKQLQEMKKEIVGKCLGLPVAIIEAARGFADLEPLPDDTSPLKPVTSKDIDKDKQLSQANK